One Bradyrhizobium sp. CCGB12 genomic window carries:
- a CDS encoding ABC transporter ATP-binding protein has protein sequence MALLEVENLQTHFRTPSGINRAVDGVSFHVNEGETLAIVGESGCGKSVTSMSLMRLIPEPPGRIAGGIRFAGKDLLQLSDREMRAIRGNDISMIFQEPMTSLNPVLTVGRQIRETLMIHQGLDKHAAEAHAIEMLTLVGIPEPKRRVREYPHQLSGGMRQRVMIAIALACNPKLLIADEPTTALDVTIQAQILKLMLDLKRRVGAAIILITHDLGVVAEIAERVMVMYAGRKVEEAPVGELFRSPRHPYTQGLLGAVPKLGSSLAGTATRLAEIPGQVPDLRKPISGCVFAGRCALATDLCRQYAPGLEEKGPRHIAACHYAAKGAVAA, from the coding sequence ATGGCGTTGCTCGAAGTCGAGAACCTGCAGACCCACTTCCGCACCCCCAGCGGCATCAATCGGGCGGTCGACGGCGTGTCCTTCCACGTCAACGAGGGGGAGACGCTGGCCATCGTCGGCGAATCCGGTTGCGGCAAGTCGGTGACCTCGATGTCGCTGATGCGGCTGATCCCGGAGCCGCCGGGCAGGATCGCAGGCGGCATCCGCTTTGCGGGCAAGGACCTGCTGCAACTCTCCGACCGCGAGATGCGTGCCATCCGCGGCAATGACATCTCGATGATCTTCCAGGAGCCGATGACCAGCCTGAACCCGGTCCTCACCGTCGGCCGCCAGATCCGCGAGACCTTGATGATTCATCAGGGCCTGGACAAGCACGCCGCCGAGGCGCACGCGATCGAGATGCTGACGCTGGTCGGCATTCCCGAGCCGAAGCGGCGCGTGCGCGAATATCCGCATCAGCTCTCCGGCGGCATGCGCCAGCGCGTCATGATCGCCATCGCGCTCGCCTGCAATCCGAAGCTTCTCATTGCGGATGAGCCGACCACCGCGCTCGATGTGACGATCCAGGCGCAAATCCTGAAGCTGATGCTGGATCTGAAGCGCCGGGTCGGCGCGGCGATCATCCTCATCACCCACGATCTCGGCGTCGTCGCCGAAATCGCCGAACGCGTCATGGTCATGTATGCCGGCCGCAAGGTCGAGGAGGCGCCGGTCGGCGAATTGTTCCGGTCGCCGCGCCATCCCTATACGCAGGGCTTGCTCGGCGCGGTGCCGAAGCTTGGTTCCTCGCTTGCCGGGACGGCGACGCGGCTCGCCGAGATTCCGGGGCAGGTGCCCGATCTTCGCAAGCCCATCAGCGGCTGCGTCTTCGCCGGCCGCTGCGCGCTTGCGACCGATCTCTGCCGGCAATATGCGCCGGGGCTCGAAGAGAAGGGCCCCCGTCACATCGCCGCCTGCCACTATGCAGCCAAGGGAGCCGTCGCGGCATGA
- a CDS encoding sugar ABC transporter substrate-binding protein has translation MRQKFGYLALPLLMAAALTTQARADGETIAVFTKNQTNPFFQTVRVGADNMAKSLNAKTLQYIPTKPDSIPEQLSQIEDVVVKKPSAIVFTPVDYKAMVPGVEKINEAKIPVVNITDRSAGGKFLSFVGADDYSLGLETARFLLKTLGGKGNIVIIEGVKGSLTNVDRVRGFNDALKESAGAKLLASQPGNYQRLQALQVMENLMQSNSQIDGVLAANDAMAVGAIEALDGANRKAQVIGINGTKEAIDAIKSGKLLASGDYNGFAQGCLGTMMAIRSLRSQPVINEIVLKPTVITKDNYQPFDVPLEQRTCPTFEDAGKLSAK, from the coding sequence ATGAGACAGAAATTTGGTTATCTGGCGCTACCGCTGCTGATGGCGGCTGCGCTCACCACGCAAGCGCGCGCCGATGGCGAGACCATCGCCGTCTTCACCAAGAACCAGACCAATCCGTTCTTCCAGACGGTGCGGGTCGGCGCCGACAACATGGCGAAGTCGCTGAACGCGAAGACGCTGCAATACATCCCGACCAAGCCGGACTCGATTCCCGAGCAGCTCAGCCAGATCGAGGACGTCGTAGTGAAGAAGCCGAGCGCGATCGTCTTCACGCCTGTCGACTACAAGGCGATGGTGCCGGGGGTCGAGAAGATCAACGAAGCCAAGATCCCGGTCGTCAACATCACCGACCGTTCCGCCGGCGGCAAGTTCCTCTCCTTCGTCGGCGCCGACGATTACAGCCTTGGCCTGGAGACCGCGCGCTTCCTGCTCAAGACGCTGGGCGGCAAGGGCAACATCGTCATCATCGAGGGCGTCAAGGGCTCGCTGACCAATGTCGACCGCGTCCGCGGCTTCAACGATGCGCTCAAGGAAAGCGCGGGCGCCAAGCTCCTGGCCTCGCAGCCCGGCAACTACCAGCGGCTCCAGGCGCTCCAGGTGATGGAGAACTTGATGCAGTCGAATTCGCAGATCGACGGCGTGTTAGCTGCCAACGACGCCATGGCGGTCGGCGCGATCGAGGCCCTCGACGGCGCCAACCGCAAGGCCCAGGTGATCGGCATCAACGGCACCAAAGAGGCGATCGACGCGATCAAATCCGGCAAGCTGCTCGCGAGCGGCGACTACAACGGATTCGCGCAAGGCTGCCTCGGCACCATGATGGCGATCCGGTCCCTGCGCAGCCAGCCGGTCATCAACGAGATCGTGCTGAAGCCGACCGTCATCACAAAGGACAATTACCAGCCGTTCGACGTGCCCCTGGAGCAGCGGACCTGCCCGACCTTCGAGGACGCCGGCAAGCTCAGCGCGAAATAA
- a CDS encoding ABC transporter permease, protein MTDTTVNPQSLPPGLVLAPQLPEILRPVTIRRGFIGLLRGHPTVAIGGALLLALVLIAIFAPYLGTVDPTALAPAKRTRAPSADFWFGTDVLGRDIYSRVLFGARVSLTVGLSVAIFASAAGLAIGMVSGFIRWADGILMRFMDGLMSIPPILLAIALMALTRGSVGNVILAITIAEIPRVSRLVRSVVLSLREQPYVDAAVACGTRTPMIILRHILPNTVAPMLVQATYICASAMITEAILSFIGAGTPPTIPSWGNIMAEGRALWQVKPYIVFFPAAFLSVTVLAVNLLGDGLRDALDPRMAKRL, encoded by the coding sequence TCACGATCAGGCGTGGATTCATCGGGCTCTTGCGCGGTCATCCCACCGTTGCGATCGGCGGCGCGCTGTTGCTCGCATTGGTCCTGATCGCGATCTTCGCGCCTTATCTCGGAACGGTCGACCCGACGGCGCTTGCGCCCGCCAAACGCACCCGGGCGCCGTCGGCCGATTTCTGGTTCGGCACCGACGTGCTTGGCCGCGACATCTATTCACGCGTGCTCTTCGGCGCGCGGGTCTCGCTCACGGTCGGCTTATCCGTTGCGATATTCGCATCTGCAGCGGGTCTCGCCATCGGCATGGTCTCGGGCTTCATCCGCTGGGCCGACGGCATCTTGATGCGCTTCATGGACGGGCTGATGTCGATCCCGCCGATCCTGCTCGCGATCGCGCTGATGGCGTTGACCCGCGGCAGCGTCGGCAACGTCATCCTCGCCATCACCATTGCAGAAATTCCGCGCGTCTCGCGCCTCGTGCGCAGCGTCGTATTGTCGTTGCGCGAGCAGCCCTATGTGGACGCGGCGGTCGCCTGCGGCACGCGCACGCCGATGATCATTTTGCGCCACATCCTGCCCAACACGGTGGCGCCGATGCTGGTGCAGGCGACCTATATCTGCGCCAGCGCCATGATCACGGAGGCGATCCTGTCCTTCATCGGCGCCGGGACGCCGCCGACCATTCCGTCCTGGGGCAACATCATGGCCGAGGGCCGCGCGCTGTGGCAGGTCAAGCCCTACATCGTGTTCTTCCCGGCGGCCTTTCTGTCCGTCACCGTTCTCGCCGTGAACCTGCTTGGCGACGGCCTTCGCGATGCGCTCGATCCGCGCATGGCCAAGCGTCTTTAG
- a CDS encoding ABC transporter ATP-binding protein — protein sequence MSPPLLQVNDLKKHFPIKSGLFGRKSEFVYAVDGVSFEIARGETLSLVGESGCGKSTVGRAILRLFDITAGQVILDGQRIDDAAPSTLRQMRRRVQVVFQDPFSSLNPRMRVRDILAEPIRNFGLAKSADDLEVRVTALMDTVRLPREALNRRPHEFSGGQRQRIGIARALAAEPELIVCDEAVSALDVSVKAQIVNLLQDLQSEFGLALLFISHDLAIVEHMTHRVAVMYLGKIVEVAPRREIFAAPRHPYTRALLSAVPLPEPGAQRNPIILKGDVPSPINPPRGCRFHTRCPLVFDRCRIEEPVLRATGPEQWVACHLEDDTPATAA from the coding sequence ATGAGTCCTCCGCTGCTCCAGGTCAACGACCTCAAGAAGCACTTTCCGATCAAGTCCGGCCTGTTCGGCCGCAAGTCCGAATTCGTCTATGCGGTGGACGGCGTGTCGTTCGAGATCGCCCGCGGCGAGACACTGTCGCTGGTCGGCGAGTCCGGTTGCGGCAAGTCGACGGTCGGCCGCGCCATCTTGCGGCTGTTCGACATCACCGCGGGACAGGTGATCCTCGACGGCCAGCGTATCGACGACGCCGCGCCGAGCACGCTGCGCCAGATGCGCCGCCGCGTGCAGGTGGTGTTCCAGGATCCGTTCTCGAGCCTCAACCCGCGTATGCGCGTGCGCGACATCCTGGCCGAGCCGATCCGGAATTTCGGCCTCGCCAAATCGGCGGACGATCTCGAGGTGCGCGTTACCGCGTTGATGGATACCGTTCGCCTGCCGCGCGAGGCCCTGAACCGCCGGCCGCACGAGTTCTCCGGCGGCCAGCGCCAGCGGATTGGCATTGCGCGGGCCCTTGCGGCCGAGCCCGAGCTCATCGTGTGCGACGAGGCGGTCTCGGCGCTCGACGTCTCCGTCAAGGCGCAGATCGTCAATCTGCTGCAGGATCTCCAGAGCGAGTTCGGCCTCGCGCTCTTGTTCATCAGCCACGATCTCGCGATCGTCGAGCACATGACTCACCGCGTCGCGGTGATGTATCTCGGCAAGATCGTCGAGGTGGCTCCGCGCCGCGAGATCTTTGCGGCACCGAGACATCCCTACACCAGGGCGCTGCTCTCGGCGGTGCCGCTGCCCGAGCCCGGCGCGCAGCGCAATCCCATCATCCTCAAGGGCGACGTGCCAAGCCCGATCAATCCGCCGCGCGGATGCCGCTTCCACACGCGCTGCCCGCTCGTCTTCGATCGCTGCCGGATCGAGGAGCCGGTGCTTCGTGCGACAGGGCCCGAGCAGTGGGTGGCCTGTCATCTCGAAGACGACACGCCAGCGACGGCCGCATAG
- a CDS encoding YciI family protein: MLFAIHAVDRAGALPTRLANYDAHKIFLSDTSPYGVKIVMSGPLVSDDGATMIGSLFLIEAPGRNEVEAFNRADPFAAAGIWEKVTITAFLRRQG; the protein is encoded by the coding sequence ATGCTGTTCGCCATTCATGCCGTCGACCGCGCCGGCGCGCTGCCGACCCGGCTTGCCAATTACGACGCCCACAAGATCTTCCTGAGCGACACCTCGCCATACGGCGTCAAGATCGTGATGTCGGGGCCGCTCGTCTCCGACGACGGCGCGACCATGATCGGCAGCCTGTTCCTGATCGAGGCGCCCGGCCGCAATGAGGTCGAAGCCTTCAACCGCGCTGATCCTTTTGCCGCCGCCGGCATCTGGGAAAAGGTCACGATCACGGCCTTCCTGCGGCGGCAGGGTTGA